The sequence below is a genomic window from Phoenix dactylifera cultivar Barhee BC4 chromosome 8, palm_55x_up_171113_PBpolish2nd_filt_p, whole genome shotgun sequence.
catttataTCACTATAAAAATATTTACCCTTACAAAGTTGTAATTTTCATATATATCCCCTAAGTCCAATtcttttttcatatttattctTGTCATCACTCTTTTTTAGAGACCATTAGATAGCATTGTTAAATTATTGTTAAAGTGAAATGATTTTTTACCCTCATATATCTAGcttcaaaatttaattgaaaataatattaagaGTTGAATGGAGCCATTGACCACTACCTAAAACATAAACCTCCTACCCACTGGTACAATATATGTTGAGATCATAAATTGATGATTCATTTTACCTATCCTTAGTGACTTGAATTATATCAGCTAGCTTATGGTATTTGAGTAGTCAATTTTTTCTctttcataaaaaaaagaaaaatgtccACCATTTTTGTACACCGTATCTTaaatctttattattttttctgaaaattaGATGATTTACGGTTACTTTGCATTAGTTTTACTATTGAAATGTAGTATAAAATGTGGATCATGTTATTTAAcgattagtaattaaacaacttttttttatctatgcatattcatatctatttgacataaaatttaaaaataaatttacttCACTTTATTTCTTTGAATAGTTTGAAAATCTGCTATTTAAAATGATTTAAATTAACATATTTTAATTACTCTGAAATaaatttatatctttatttatttagGTAGTGAAGGGTTGAAATCACCAAGcaaataaaatgaaatatatttatcttaTACATTCCTATCAAAGGGAAAAGAATATGCAAACTATTGATAAACTTTTAATTTACTATTGCCTTTTAAATGACATAGATCTACATTCTGCACTGCTTTTGAACAATAGAATAAGCTACCCAAAAGAATGAAATGATGTATATATCTAATTTGTTTGTTTATCAAAGAGGAAAGTGAACTATTCGAATATAATAAGCTAATAGAGAGAATTCAATTCATTCGGTATCTAGAAAATAAATCACTAATTTAAACAATTATTGGGTACCGTGTTGGTATTTAGGAGGTTTCTGCTTTGTTTGTCTCAGCTCTTCAACATgattttaacttcaaaattttggACCTTGTTCTATGATGGTAAAATATCATTTTCTAAATTCAATCAATTTTAGTTGTAGTTTAACAGCACTGTCTAATATATATCTGATAGGGGTAAATATGCCAAAAAATGGATCTAGAGATAAATATATGTAAATCGCAACTTTGTAGGATAAATATGTAATtggatatttttataagattgcATATAAAAAAATTCCTTCTTCTTATAAGAAAAGATGTTATCAATGTTATTGAGTGTGAAAACAATTAGCTTGGGAGAGTCAATAAAAATTGTAACAACAATATCAAAGATAGACATAAATGAATAGGTTTTCACGGAAAAATACGTAttagtttttgttttctttattctCTTCCCTTGGTCATCAGATTAGAGTTGAAACTCTCTCAACATATTGAAGCCTGATGGATTATTTGTGTGCCCACTAAACTTGTAAGCTGCCCTAGTCCATGATCTTTAACACCAAATAATAATTAAGTACAGCAACTGCCAAGTTGGCTCTCCAACTAGCAAGCTTTGACTTCAAAGTTTTGTTCAAGGAACCAAACTCAGAAGGGttagaaaaatattaaaaagaaagcctgaaaataaagaaaacaaggtTGAATTCTGATAGGGCCATTGGTTACTAATCAGCTATTTGCTCTTTGTCTTTAAAGCAGATTCATTGAAAACTACGGGACACATATAATAGTGGGGCTAAGTGTCGGAGGCCAGGATGTGGTTTATCTGAAGCAAGACGGGTCTTCTAATCTAGCTCCATCTGAACTCAAGCTACACTTGGATAAACTTGGAGATCAACTCTTCACTGGGATTTGTACCCTGCCTTCTCTCCGCTCTAAATCCAAAGAGCATAAGCTCAAGGTCACCTTGACTTTGTCACTCTCCCTCTCCCCGATGAACACTCACATAGAAGCTTTTATGAGACTTATTAATGGGCTTATTAACAGGTTCCGGAGgctttcaatgtgtttggctcaCAACCTAGGCTTGTTGAAGGCATTAATCCAGTCTCATGCAAAGATGTACGTAGTAAGGTTACTCAATAATATGCTATACAAGTAATGCCTGCcggcaataaatttcttgagaTTATAACTTCTTTAGTTTTACCTTAACcatttgcaaaaaaaataatgtttaATTTGGTTTATGCAGGGCATAACAGTCATATGCTTGAAGAGGGGAGGAGATACATCCATGAGCAGCCATTGTGAATGGCTCCTAACAGTCCCTTCAATGCCCGATGTGATCAACTTCACCTTTGTCCCCATTACCTCCCTCCTAAAGGGTGTTCGTGGTGCTGGCTTCCTATCCCACGCCATTAACCTCTACCTTCGATGTAAGTTATCTTCTCTTTGTAGAaatttgatatatcttagattaagaaaaaataaagctTCATCTCtcttgatgcatttccaatctcCTGATGATTTCGATACAGTCAATGAAAATAATGGAAGATTACTCTTTTGTAACCAACAAACATCTTTCTTTTTTGTCGAATGGTcttctaattttcatttttaCCTTTTCTCTTTTGGAAGAACTAGGACTGAGGAATCCTAGCCTCACGATCTTGTAGATTCTACAATAAACCCCTCATTTGTTCAAAATAATTTGGAGGAGGTCTTAGGGATTTGTCATGGATTATTATATGTTTGACATTTTGAGGCTTGGTTATATGAATGCTCTGAAATGTTGATCTATGTAGCTTTGGTTCATCTATTCAGCTATTTAGATCAAAAGAGTTTGAAACTACCATATGCAAAAGTAGTGGAGAGCAACATCAGTGCACATAAGTTTACAATTAATTCACATAAGACATGGAGCTAAAATGGTAGAAATAATCTCCTCCCTTCTATATGAGAATAGTAGGAACaagaataaaaaacaaaaatggcACCATCATAGCATAGCAAAACAACAAGAGACCAAGAATTTTTAGGTGAAaatttcttccaaaaaaaaccACGGATGCTAGTCCAGTCAAACCTACCCTAAAAAATTTTAACTTATGTTTACATTCTTCTATAAGTAATACTAGAGATTACCCTTCTTGGATCATAATGCTCCATAATTCTATATAAGAGATACCAAACATCAACAGACTTTCTCATGTCTTTCGCACATAAGAGGTCTTCTCACCAAACAAATATCAATTTCAATCAAAGAAGGGACTTACTCCTTTTAGACATAGctctcttttgtttttgttgGAAAATGGAGGAAATGAGAATCTTCCCCACAATTTTATTGATGCAAACAGATATTATTTACAAAGAAGTAGAGCAAAGCAAAGGGTACATAAACGAAGCTATAActgaaaaggaaaacaaaatagAGAAGATAAATCAGAGAGTCCTCGATCTAACGAAACACAAAACCCAGAGGacatcattttcttctttacttgaagAAACATAAATCTTCCCAAAGTCATGGGCTGCAATGATGTCCTCGACAAGGTCTTTTCTACATTAGACAGTCTCTCCCAAACCTAGAGGACCTGAAGGAATTATGTTAGCAGCCATATCTGTCCCTTTTTCTTCTACATTATAAGATATCAAATTTGATTACCGGTCTCATTCATTCCATCTAAACCAACACTGAGACGGCTTCATCTCCTTGTAAGGAGGGATACCCAACATCATCCTGGTTGAAATAGAGGTTAAACAAGTTAGGTCTGGCTGcccaaaatgaaagaaaaaagaggtaTTGATGTGGAAATATTTAGGAAGCTATCTTAATCTAATATTATCTTTTGAGCCAATGTTTCTTTCGGTGCATGACTACGTTCAGACAATATTTTAATATGAAAGTCATGTAACCTTATTTTATGTCTTCATATGCAGATAAACCTCCTATAGCTGACTTGCAATACTTCTTGGACTTCCAATCTCAGAAGTTGTGGGCTCCTATGCACAGTGACCACCCTCTTGGTCCTAGCTCAATTAGATCTACTCCAACTCCTTCTTTACAGTTCAATCTAATGGGTCCCAAGCTCTATATCAACACTACTCAGGTAGCACCACCTTAattcttaaatatttatttaacaatCACCATTAACCTCTCGTCACCATACGACCTCTTTACACCCACAATTTCAGGTCATCGTCGAAAGAAAACCTATCACCGGCATGAGACTCCACCTTGAGGGCAAGAAAAATGATCGGTTAGCTCAATTTGCTTTAATTgtttattgtttcatttgagtgTGCATGTAATTATGGTCAAGAACTAATTGGACTATTTACGTGTTGTTATTAGGCTAGCCATCCACCTTCAACATTTATCAAACACCCCCACTTTCATGGAAGCCCAGTCAAATAAAGCACCATTGTGGCGGGGATCGGAGGAGATCGCAGATGAAAGATACTATGAGGCAGTCCAATGGAAGATGTTCTCGCACGTGTGCACCGTGCCAGTGAAGTACGATCCTCAGTGGTCGACGAATGGTGGAGAAACTTCATTCATTGTGACTGGAGCTCAGCTCCATGTGAAGGCCCATGAGTCGACGAGTGTGCTGCACCTGAGGCTCCTATACTCTGAAGTGCCTGGTTGCATTGTGGGCCAGTCCAGGTGGGAGCAGGGCCCATTGGGCTTCTCTCAGAAATCAGGCTTCTTCTCATCGATCAGTACACCATTCGTTGGAGTAGAAAAGGAGGGGCAGCCAGGCCCAGTTGTCATTGTGGACTCTGGTGTGTTCCCCTCAGGCCCACCAGCGCCTATGGGGGCCCAAAAACGTTTGAGGTTTGTGGACACATCTCATGTGTGCAAGGGACCACAGGACACCCCTGGGTATTGGTTGGTCACTGGTGCAAAGCTGGATGTGGAGAAAGGAAGGATAGGGCTGCATGTCAAGTTCTCACTGCTAACTTCTGTTTCCTAACCTTGAGAATATGTAATTGTACAGGCTTTAAGACTACTTGGAGGATATCACACTTCTTCTCTCATTCTTTTTGTCTGTGAATACTTGAAGTGCGACATTATATCGGAGAAATTTAAGGAAAATGCTGTATGAAAATTGGAGAAACAAAGTTATCCATTTTAAtgattttgttaaaaaaaaaaattaaagcttGATAGAGAACAACATAATCAAGGAGGATGAAGTGCTATTTTGCCTCTATCCTAGGTAATGTTGTCCATTCTTCACTTAGTCTATAATATAAACCAATACCATGTAGACTATAATATATTGAGCAACCATTTTAAATTTTGGACAAATAATGTCAAAGTGGATACGTAATACGTTGATTATTGCCTAAAAGCTCTCATGTGTATCACCCTTCATCTCATAGAGAATAAAGATATTTGGCAATGGAGCATTGTAAAGccattcaagttcaaagaaagcaaatttcatattttgaaCTTTGGAGAGCTTTAGGCACTATTTGATTGCcggaaaaatgaaagaaaaaaaaagataaattagtaggagaaaaataaagaaaagaaaagaacagaaCAGAAAATAGGGTATTTTCTCATAATTAGGTTAAAGTAAAAAATTGCAAAGAAAGTTGGCGAGAAAGTGGTGAAGATACTATTGAGTTATCTGCAGCCATTTGCCTATATTTTGATTTCTCTAAAAGCTAGTATCTTGTAGCAAGAAAATCTTAGACTTTTTAGAGAAAGTTTTAACCCAAAATTTTCTATTTGATATTCTCTTTTTGGATTTCATTTGTACCACCAaacaacagaaaagaagactcTTTTCTAACAAACCTTTTCTTTCACTTTCTTGATAACCAAACAAAGCCTTAAGGTTCTAGAGAGCTATATATAAACATAATGTTGTCTTATTTCGATAGGTAGCATCTATAAACCTTGACAATCATTGGAACATGACGTATGAGATCAAATAATATCAAGCTGGAAGATTTACTACGTCAGTGTGGTAGAACTAGCTTTCAGTAAAAATATTTGTGTGAAAGGATTGCTGATCGGCCACATTTTGCCATGCTCTCATCATAGTCTAAGCCCGGGTTATTTATGATTATAACCTTTATGAAAGGATTGCTTTGTGTCAGCCAATAGACATATTACCTGTCTTTTGATTGAGAACACCCATTTACACCAACCAAATTCATATTGGAATTATTAGGAACTAAGGAACATTTAGCGTTATGGAGAAGATCATTGAACTCATCCACGTATAACTCCACAAGGGTGCTTAGAAGCTTGAGAGAAGCACGGAGGCTCCCTTTCGTCATCAACAACAGCCACATGACATTGCTTCAATAGATTAGTTAGTCTCCCGTCCTTCATATGAGAAAATTTCGGATTTCTAAATTCTATGTTGAAGACAAGTCACCATATTTGAGGAAATGATGAACATGGAAGCATATTTTATGCCATGAGATCCCAACTTGTTTTCCTGATAAGGTCTTGGCCCTGGAAAACAAGTGCAACCAAGTATTTGTAAGGCTTTTGTAATTGGGCACTTGGCCGAATAGATTCTAATAAGGAGATTTGTGAAATTTAGGAACACCATCTGATTGCAACATTTTAATCTTATTCcttaacaaatttttgacatgagTTTTAAATCTTTTGAGAATGGAGACTACTCCAAATTTATATCtcctgtgatcatcaaaataaagctaatATAATACCATTTATTATTAACACGAGCAATAGGTGAGGCACCCCATAAATTAGATTGGTTAATTTTCAATAGATCATCTTTCATTGTTGGTAATGGTTCCAATGTGCAATTTTGAAAGGAATGTTGGCTCACTGAGGCGCCACTCAAAGCTGTTTTCCCCTATTTATGCTCCTTCTGCAGGTGCAAATCTGGTTCTATGGCAAGTTTCTTcaagctcttctcttcttgctgaTTTCCAGCTAAATTCTTCTTCAGATGATCTGATTTGAGAACTAGAAAGTTCAGGTAACTACTGCTGTGGCTCATTGTATCGCTTTCTCAACTCTAGATTGGTTAAATAAAATCTTGCAACCTCCCTTTGGAACATTGATGCTCCGTCAGAAGTTCAATGTTTCCTTTGGCTTACTCTCATGTATAAGTTAAATACTGAGACCTTTTGCAAAGAAAACTGGACAAGTATGTAGGTGGTTGTCTCCTTTGCAACTGTCACAGGGAATATGTggaacattttttttatttcctgtCCTTTTACCTCTCAAATATGCGATGCCTTCTGCTCTGCTTTAAGGATTCCTCCACTTGAAAACCTAGTTGATCTCGTTTGCGACAAATCACTCTAGGGGAGTTCTCTAGATTGGTGAGAGGGAGCTGCCTAGAGCGCTCCGAAACTTATTACCTTTTGACTTTTTTGAGTATATTCATACTAGACTTCTCTGAGTTATCCATTgtagccaaaaaaaataaaaaaataaaacttgttGATCTCTGCATAATTTGGAGAAAATAGCTATTTTTCTAAAGAGCTGCAACTGGCTGTTTTCATGTTGCATGCTGCTATATATTGGAGCTATTGGAAGAAAAGGAATTCAAGGATCTTCCTTGAAAAATCCTCCTCTACTGATTTTGTTGCTTTCAAAGGATCTTCGCTTTTAAATGAATTGTTCCTTCTCTACAATCACAAAGACCAACCCGAAGTTGTTAAAACAGGGCTAAACTCAAGCAAGTACATCAATTCTTTACTTCCACCACTAATTAACCTTCTGAACTAATCTTTTCAGCTAGAGgaaagctattttggactcaGTGAAGCGGAAAATTCAAATTCAAGACAAAGAGGAGAAATTTACTTGAAAGTAGTAAAGTGGAAGACTTCATTGCCTTTATAGCACAGTGTGATCTTTCCTACCACCTTTCTTCTCCTTAATCtttactctctctctttttttggtaaCTGCTTGTGACTTTTCTTCTctactttcttcttccattTACCTCTCTATGTATTTCTCTTTATGTATATTCccatcttttccttctcttgtaCATTTTGACCCATTAATAAATTGAGTGGTCGAGACTAGAGGTGCAAGTGGGTCGGATTGGACCGGTCATGAGTGACCTCGATCCAACTCGGTTCCTTATTCGGTTCCCAATTGTCGACCTAGACCCAACCTAATAGAAAATTGAGTCGGTTCGGGTCCATGGCCATTATTTTTGACCCCACGGGTtattcggatcgggtcgggtccatgtataacccggacccaatccaaaaaaattcggatccgattcaagtttgggtcggGTCCGGTTCGGGCCCACTGGACTTTCAGCAATTTTGCACACTGCAGCTACATAGAGTATCAACTTGCGAGTACGAATTTAAGCTTTGTTGCCTCGCTGAATTTTTAATAGTTGATGAATTTCTGGCTTTGTAATCATGTTTGTTATGTTTCTTGTCAAGTGTCAACTAATATGGAGCCATCTCTGTGTGTATCCCAGTAATGGCCTAGCAGCATCAGACCATCTAAGCCCCTGAACTCTTCACGCTTCTGCTAACTTTGGCTCCTGTTCTTATCTGAAATACTTAATCGATTGATGATAGATTGATTGTTTAATGATAGTGAGTATACAAGCAATAAAAATAGGGAATCCAAACTGAAAAATTTCCatgagaaaacaaagaaaactgCTAGTATATCATTATGTCCGCCAGCAAACTAATCTGAGAGATGTAAGAACATTAAAACCTGTCATTGACTAATAATTCCACATCTTACAGTGAGCACATCTGCACCCACAGCGAGCAGTATTTCACGAGCTCAAGTTAAACCACTGATACAATTTATGATCTAGACCAAGATCCGAAACCTGCATGACATGTTCTCAAATCTCGATCACCAATCTGACTGGGATCTCACCAATCTAATTTAAGTTgatcagtttataaaagagtGCAGCACTAACAGAACACATCCTCAGAAAGATGAGAATGGTTGTTATAACTCCATGGACAAAACACCAGTTGgctaaaaattaattgaagtccTAAACAATTAGATTAACATGATAAAATCTAGCCAAACACAAAGCATGATAGAGTTACGTGACAATTCCAAGAGCAAGTATGGTTTCATTCCTACGAAGGAATCCACACCTGGGCCAGGAAACGGGATTCCCAGTGGCATTTCTTGTCCCCCCAAGCCGTCGGATCGATCTTGGTTCCTCCAAAGCTAGCCGCTTGCAGACCAAATTTAAAGTCAGATTTGCATAAGAAGTGTACTTAAAACTTCAGCTATATTTTCATTGCTATCCATCGTAGATCTTTTTActaacaacttctttatgaactAAATCATTGCACCCCAAAAGggaacagaaaaaaaaagttttacaGATTCAGGTCCAGTCGAGTTGGGTCGGGGCAAGTCGTAGGattgaaaattcaaaattacCGAAGTTTCAATTGGGTTGGATCGGGTCGGATTTGAATCCAGTAAATCCAGACTCGATCCGAAAAATGGAACGAGTCCAATTTTAGAATCCGACCCGGCCCCATGGATTCTCCAAAATGAGTTGGGTCGGATCTAAGTAGATCGGTCAGGATGGGTCACGGGTCAACCCGACCTATTTGCAGCCTTAGTCAAGACTCTAgctttcttccaaaaaaaaataatcaaacatAGTGGATGTTCCACCAAAGTTTGGTAAAGGGGAGAGCTCTTTGTTGGATATGCACTATTCAAAGGATGACCAGATGTGTTGAATACCTGAAACATTGGCTTGCTAAATGATGTAGAGCAAGGTGGATAAGGAATAGGAAGTAATCCATATTCACCTCAGCTGCCTCGGCCATGACTACAACCTCGACCACTAGAGTTGCGTCCATTGTTGGATTAAGGTGCATTACTTGTATCATTGTTGGAGCAATTAGCAACATTTGCTTAAACTTGGAGAGCTTTCCATTGTTGGATTAAGGTGCATTACTTGTATCATTGTTGGAGCGATTAACAAAACTAACAAAATGTTGATATTTTCCCGTGTGGTATAGCAAATGATGGATCAGAAAGATAACGGAATCGCCATCTACTTTTTTTTCTACCAGTAGAAGTGGAGATCTAAATGAAATGAGAGCAAACAAGGCTATGGAATAAACCAGAGAAAGAGTAAGACTAGGAGTGCTGCCAAGGAAGAAGGCCAACCCTGAGGCAATCATAGGTTCCCTAGGCCCTTATTCACCATGGACTCAAGTCCCAAGGGTGAGCACCTACATAGCCTTAGCCCTACTTATTCAAGTCAAAAACCTATTGACCCCACCCTGCTGCAATCAAGGGTGAGGATGATAGGGTTCTTGGGATTTATTCAAAGAATAGAAATTAGAAAAATATTCATCATCTAatctaaaatttagaagaaacaacCAGGGTTGGAAATCATATTTGGCATGATTTGGGTAGACTTTGACTCTAGGCTTGACACAGGATTGTCCTAGGGCCAACCTAGGGCCTAGGGTTCAGTCTTTTGAAATGCAAAGAGTCAAGACAGGATATCTTGGGGTGTGTACACAAAGAACTCATCTTGCAAACCAAGACCACTGAGGATATAGAGAACCATTTTTAACTTTGGAACATGATGTGCAACAGCTAAATGTGCAACGAGGTTTTTTACTTTATGAACATATTCCTCCAAAGGCTTTTTATAATGTTGTTTTTAGAGTGAGAGACATGCGTATGATTGAGTGTAGACCCAATAGTAACTGAGATTTCAAGACCTACCACTTGATTAAACATGGACTCAGTGAGAGAAAATAGAAGCCAACTGAGAAAGATTTGATCATGGTTTTGCTACTGGATGTAGGCTGGACTACTTAAGGTTCAAGAGATAGGTTCtatggaggaggagaaatattGAGAGGGACATAGTAGAGTGTCATCAATACACTTCTCTTTGGCTGACGGCGGCCGAGGATCAGGTAGGACCTTTCCCTTCCTCAGCGCCCAATCTTTCCCCATTAGCAACAAGAGCAGCTCTATCGTTCGGCCCTTGATGAGTAAGCTTAGTTAGCTATACCGCACCTATCCTAAGAGATTGTGAGCCTCGAAAACGGGAAGAACTGGACTCGCCAGAGAGCATAATTGTGATGATCAAGTTTGATATTGGTAAAGTGGCTGAAATAAGAAGATTTT
It includes:
- the LOC120111658 gene encoding MACPF domain-containing protein At1g14780-like, which encodes MSGVVERALRCLGKGFDVTCDFRPKYCKGKERLVVINEERGELLVPGFGAFEDVPVDIKCDKGDRIRYQSDVLQFNQMSELFNQRSSLAGKIPSGLFNCVFEFNSSSWARDASRTKCLAMDGYFISLFDLRIVRQPLILSHHVLKDVPSSWDPAALSRFIENYGTHIIVGLSVGGQDVVYLKQDGSSNLAPSELKLHLDKLGDQLFTGICTLPSLRSKSKEHKLKVPEAFNVFGSQPRLVEGINPVSCKDGITVICLKRGGDTSMSSHCEWLLTVPSMPDVINFTFVPITSLLKGVRGAGFLSHAINLYLRYKPPIADLQYFLDFQSQKLWAPMHSDHPLGPSSIRSTPTPSLQFNLMGPKLYINTTQVIVERKPITGMRLHLEGKKNDRLAIHLQHLSNTPTFMEAQSNKAPLWRGSEEIADERYYEAVQWKMFSHVCTVPVKYDPQWSTNGGETSFIVTGAQLHVKAHESTSVLHLRLLYSEVPGCIVGQSRWEQGPLGFSQKSGFFSSISTPFVGVEKEGQPGPVVIVDSGVFPSGPPAPMGAQKRLRFVDTSHVCKGPQDTPGYWLVTGAKLDVEKGRIGLHVKFSLLTSVS